The following proteins are co-located in the Portunus trituberculatus isolate SZX2019 chromosome 16, ASM1759143v1, whole genome shotgun sequence genome:
- the LOC123504529 gene encoding POU domain, class 3, transcription factor 2-like, with protein sequence MAWSRSGNGDWRQQIYNNLRERNKREYENITDLIQLHTRLFEQSETLKAEILQLTIQNEKLQQSNLQLLSCGSGSGSGGGGGGGNGGGGGGEGGGTASPSVVQVRLCQDCLLPFLSL encoded by the exons ATGGCCTGGAGTAGGTCTGGTAATGGAGATTGGCGCCAGCAAATCTATAACAATTTACGGGAACGGAACAAGAGAGAATACGAAAATATTACTGATCTCATCCAATTAC aTACTCGTCTCTTTGAGCAAAGTGAAACCTTGAAGGCTGAGATCCTGCAGCTCACCATACAGAATGAGAAACTTCAGCAAAGTAACCTGCAGTTGCTGAGTtgtggtagtggaagtggtagtggtggtggtggtggcggtggtaatggtggaggaggaggcggcgaggGTGGAGGGACCGCTTCACCTAGTGTGGTGCAGGTGAGACTTTGTCAGGACTGTCTCTTGCCATTTTTAAGTCTTTGA